A DNA window from Methylobacterium sp. NMS14P contains the following coding sequences:
- a CDS encoding response regulator, producing the protein MNVLILVVDDEPDVTDLFRQQFRRELRAGRFAMAFAHSAAEALERINGANEPSLILMLSDINMPGMTGLELLPLVRAARPDVPVIMITAYGDAETREKVRAAGAVGLITKPIDFAVLKAEIDRRLSAFAGTE; encoded by the coding sequence ATGAACGTCCTGATCCTCGTCGTCGACGACGAACCCGACGTGACGGACCTGTTCCGGCAGCAGTTCCGCCGCGAACTGCGCGCCGGACGCTTCGCGATGGCCTTCGCGCACTCGGCGGCGGAAGCCCTGGAGCGGATCAACGGCGCCAACGAGCCGAGCCTGATCCTGATGCTGTCGGACATCAACATGCCCGGGATGACCGGCCTCGAATTGCTGCCCCTGGTGCGCGCCGCGCGGCCCGACGTGCCGGTGATCATGATCACCGCCTACGGCGACGCGGAGACGCGCGAGAAGGTCCGCGCCGCCGGCGCCGTGGGCCTGATTACCAAGCCGATCGACTTCGCCGTGCTGAAGGCCGAGATCGATCGCCGGCTGTCCGCCTTCGCGGGGACCGAATGA
- a CDS encoding sensor histidine kinase, with translation MTAPRPLAAPPAATPPPRWFRLPLAGKFAVAFVGLVSLVLLINGAVDLTLNYQDAKRTAIETQRTKARAAAERVDAFLSSIESQIGWTTRAEWRRVSPEQQRYDFIRLLRQAPAITEVAYLDPAGKEQLRVSRLEPDAVASGKDFSTTPRFTQALAQKTWFGPVYFRRGSEPYMTVSVAHAGRDPGVTVAEVNLKLIWDVVSAINVGEHGYAFVTTATGRLIAHPDLSLVLRDTDLSGLPEVAVALPGSRMAGQDYEITTGIDGGWVLAAHATIPRVDWIVFVQESLRDAMGPALESVIQTTSLMGLGVLLAAVAGTFLARRMVVPIRELENGAERFGAGDLSERIVIRTGDEIETLAHRFNTMASRVQDSYETLEAKVEERTRDLNQSLDDLQRAQSRLVQSEKLASLGQLTAGIAHEIKNPLNFVNNFASLSNELVDELREVLEPTALDPDTRAEVEELAGLLKGNLEKVVQHGKRADSIVKNMLLHSRTGSGEHRPVEVNALVEESLNLAYHGARAAKPGFNVTLVRDYDPAAGLADLYPQEITRVLLNLMSNGFYATEKRAAEGDPGYEPTLSVATRDRGDSVEVRVRDNGTGIPDSVKAKMFDPFFTTKPAGEGTGLGLSLSHDILVKQHGGTVDVATEPGAFTEFIITLPRQSVTPAAPPQPATEPATETESQP, from the coding sequence ATGACGGCGCCGCGCCCGCTCGCCGCCCCGCCGGCCGCGACACCGCCGCCGCGGTGGTTCCGCCTGCCGCTCGCGGGGAAGTTCGCGGTGGCCTTCGTGGGCCTCGTCAGCCTCGTGCTGCTCATCAACGGCGCCGTCGACCTGACGCTGAACTACCAGGACGCCAAGCGGACCGCGATCGAGACGCAGCGCACCAAGGCGCGCGCCGCCGCCGAGCGCGTCGACGCCTTCCTGTCCTCGATCGAGAGCCAGATCGGCTGGACGACCCGCGCCGAGTGGCGGCGAGTCTCGCCCGAGCAGCAGCGCTACGACTTCATCCGTCTTCTGCGCCAGGCGCCGGCCATCACGGAGGTGGCGTACCTCGATCCGGCCGGGAAGGAGCAGCTGCGCGTCTCGCGGCTGGAGCCCGACGCCGTCGCGAGCGGCAAGGATTTCTCGACCACGCCGCGTTTCACCCAGGCGCTCGCCCAGAAGACGTGGTTCGGCCCGGTCTACTTCCGGCGCGGGTCCGAGCCGTACATGACCGTCTCGGTGGCCCATGCCGGCCGCGACCCGGGCGTGACCGTCGCGGAAGTCAATCTGAAGCTGATCTGGGACGTGGTCAGCGCGATCAATGTCGGCGAGCACGGCTACGCCTTCGTGACGACGGCGACCGGGCGACTGATCGCGCACCCGGATCTGAGCCTCGTCCTGCGCGACACCGACCTGTCCGGCCTGCCCGAGGTCGCGGTGGCCCTGCCCGGCTCCCGGATGGCCGGTCAGGACTACGAGATCACCACCGGCATCGACGGCGGCTGGGTGCTGGCGGCACACGCCACGATCCCGCGGGTCGACTGGATCGTGTTCGTGCAGGAATCGCTGCGCGACGCCATGGGGCCGGCGCTCGAATCCGTGATCCAGACCACCTCACTGATGGGTCTCGGCGTCCTGCTGGCGGCGGTGGCGGGCACCTTCCTGGCCCGGCGCATGGTCGTGCCCATCCGCGAGCTCGAGAACGGGGCGGAGCGGTTCGGCGCGGGCGACCTGTCCGAGCGCATCGTGATCCGCACCGGCGACGAGATCGAGACCCTCGCGCACCGGTTCAACACGATGGCGAGCCGGGTTCAGGATTCCTACGAGACGCTTGAGGCCAAGGTGGAGGAGCGGACCCGCGACCTCAACCAGTCGCTCGACGATCTCCAGCGGGCGCAGAGTCGGCTCGTCCAGTCCGAGAAGCTCGCCTCGCTCGGACAGCTCACCGCCGGCATCGCCCACGAGATCAAGAACCCGCTCAACTTCGTCAACAACTTCGCGTCGCTCTCGAACGAGCTGGTGGACGAGCTGCGCGAGGTGCTCGAACCGACCGCCCTCGATCCGGACACGCGCGCGGAGGTCGAGGAGCTCGCCGGCCTGCTCAAGGGCAATCTCGAGAAGGTCGTCCAGCACGGCAAGCGCGCGGACTCGATCGTCAAGAACATGCTGCTGCACTCGCGCACCGGGTCCGGCGAGCACCGCCCGGTCGAGGTCAACGCGCTGGTCGAGGAGAGCCTGAATCTTGCCTATCACGGGGCCCGTGCGGCGAAACCCGGCTTCAACGTGACCCTCGTGCGCGACTACGATCCGGCGGCCGGCCTCGCCGACCTGTACCCCCAGGAGATCACGCGGGTCCTCCTGAACCTGATGTCGAACGGATTCTACGCCACCGAGAAGCGGGCCGCCGAGGGCGATCCCGGCTACGAACCGACGCTCTCGGTCGCCACCCGGGACCGGGGCGACAGCGTCGAGGTCCGCGTGCGCGACAACGGCACCGGCATCCCCGACAGCGTCAAGGCCAAGATGTTCGACCCGTTCTTCACCACCAAGCCGGCCGGCGAGGGAACGGGGCTCGGCCTGTCGCTGAGCCACGACATCCTCGTCAAGCAGCACGGCGGGACGGTTGACGTCGCCACGGAACCGGGTGCCTTCACGGAATTCATCATCACCCTGCCGCGCCAGAGTGTTACGCCGGCCGCGCCGCCTCAGCCGGCGACAGAGCCGGCGACCGAGACCGAGAGCCAGCCATGA
- a CDS encoding TAXI family TRAP transporter solute-binding subunit, which yields MRRFASLFLRQELVFLVLAILLSVGAGVAYWVSRATVLTIAVAPKDGTEPALIQAYADALAKRHKEIRLKILPFDDVRDSAEALRDGRVDLAIVRPDVELPDNGLTLAILRDQAMIIASPEASGIDRFPDLDRKRLAILAHRDADEALIRAMLEHYGLTLVTTEPESGLPPRHVALVEMAESELGAAIARKRVDAVISVIAPTAPTAQRIVGLVQAASRNRKISFVDVENAEAIVARLPRLQVVTMPAETFGGSPKVPADDVHTVGASYRLMARSSLARSVAADVTQHLFELRSAMANVTPAADYVQAPAYDGTVGATSARLPIHPGAVDYYEREQQSFIERYETWIYLLAFLGGGIGSALAWIGQRLSRLRRERVEEATDRLLQIRQEAQETSDPGRLEILAREIDDLAGDIAKHALERPTEARTMSAAAIAIDAARSTVKRAIATGRGADDGSALAGRAVAADAAQTPA from the coding sequence ATGCGGCGCTTCGCCAGTCTCTTCCTGCGTCAGGAACTCGTCTTCCTGGTGCTCGCTATCCTGCTGAGCGTCGGCGCAGGCGTCGCCTACTGGGTGTCGCGCGCTACCGTTCTGACGATCGCGGTCGCGCCCAAGGACGGGACGGAGCCGGCCCTGATCCAGGCCTACGCGGACGCCCTGGCCAAGCGCCACAAGGAGATCCGCCTCAAGATCCTGCCCTTCGACGACGTGCGGGACAGTGCCGAGGCACTCCGGGACGGGCGGGTCGATCTCGCGATCGTGCGGCCGGACGTGGAGCTCCCCGACAACGGCCTGACGCTGGCCATCCTGCGCGACCAGGCGATGATCATCGCCTCGCCGGAGGCGTCCGGGATCGACCGTTTCCCCGACCTCGACCGCAAGCGCCTCGCGATCCTGGCCCACCGGGACGCCGACGAGGCGCTGATCCGCGCCATGCTGGAGCACTACGGGTTGACGCTGGTCACCACCGAGCCGGAAAGCGGCCTGCCGCCGCGCCACGTCGCCCTGGTCGAGATGGCCGAGAGCGAACTCGGCGCGGCCATCGCCCGGAAGCGGGTCGACGCGGTGATCTCGGTCATCGCGCCGACCGCGCCGACGGCGCAGCGGATCGTCGGCCTCGTTCAGGCGGCCAGCCGCAACCGCAAGATCTCATTCGTGGATGTCGAGAATGCCGAGGCGATCGTCGCCCGGCTGCCGCGCCTGCAGGTGGTCACCATGCCGGCCGAGACCTTCGGTGGCAGCCCCAAGGTGCCGGCCGACGACGTTCACACGGTCGGCGCCTCGTACCGGTTGATGGCGCGTTCGAGCCTCGCCCGCTCGGTGGCGGCCGACGTCACCCAGCACCTGTTCGAGCTGCGCAGCGCGATGGCGAACGTCACCCCGGCCGCCGACTACGTTCAGGCCCCCGCCTATGACGGGACCGTCGGCGCGACGAGCGCGCGGCTGCCGATCCACCCCGGTGCCGTCGACTATTACGAGCGCGAGCAGCAGAGCTTCATCGAGCGCTACGAGACCTGGATCTACCTGCTCGCCTTCCTGGGCGGCGGCATCGGCTCCGCGCTCGCCTGGATCGGCCAGCGCCTGTCACGCCTGCGCCGCGAGCGCGTCGAGGAGGCGACCGACCGCCTGCTGCAGATCCGCCAGGAGGCGCAGGAGACCTCGGATCCGGGGCGTCTCGAGATCCTGGCGCGGGAGATCGACGATCTCGCGGGCGACATCGCCAAGCATGCCCTGGAGCGGCCGACCGAGGCCCGGACCATGTCGGCGGCGGCCATCGCCATCGACGCGGCCCGCTCGACGGTGAAGCGCGCCATCGCGACCGGCCGCGGCGCGGATGACGGGTCGGCCCTGGCCGGCAGAGCCGTCGCCGCCGACGCCGCCCAGACGCCGGCATGA
- a CDS encoding YidB family protein — protein MSKGYPSMTALLGLLAVAGYQNRDRIAEWLGGHAKDAGRSPAPQVPPATGSTIPANLDRLLGGASAGGVGGLIAGGLTELVDHFTKGGHAETAQSWINHGPNRDIPTTDLERAIGPDTLAALEQRTGLSKSELLARLSRDLPSAIDRYSPDGRLPAFS, from the coding sequence ATGAGCAAGGGATACCCCTCGATGACCGCCCTGCTGGGCCTGCTGGCGGTGGCCGGCTACCAGAACCGCGACCGGATCGCCGAGTGGCTCGGCGGCCACGCCAAGGACGCGGGGCGGTCGCCGGCCCCGCAGGTCCCGCCCGCGACGGGGTCGACGATCCCGGCGAACCTGGATCGCCTCCTCGGTGGCGCCAGCGCGGGGGGCGTCGGCGGCCTCATCGCCGGTGGCCTGACCGAACTGGTCGATCATTTCACCAAGGGCGGCCACGCCGAGACGGCGCAGTCCTGGATCAACCACGGCCCGAACCGCGACATCCCGACCACCGATCTGGAGCGCGCCATCGGGCCGGACACGCTGGCGGCCCTGGAGCAGCGGACCGGCCTGAGCAAGAGCGAGCTGCTGGCGCGCCTCTCGCGCGACCTGCCGTCGGCCATCGACCGCTACTCGCCGGACGGACGTCTGCCGGCCTTCAGCTGA
- a CDS encoding ABC transporter substrate-binding protein, which produces MRRRDVIAGLGGATAWPALASGQARGQRRLGILLVYGEAHPDSPVIVDTLKESLKRAGWIWGQNLTVDLQYGNGDAERMRVQAEEILARKPDVVLAQGVVGATALQRATTTVPVVFMMLQDPVGGGFVTNLSRPGGNLTGFTNFDFVLVGKWLQLLKELSPGVTRALALINPDYRARLAGYTAEMARIGPELGIDARIAGVHDAAEIEAAIAEFGTKPKGGLIALPDAVTGVYGQRIVDLAATYRLPAVYAYAAPVRLGGLAAYTTSVEQDVQRAAGYVDRILRGAVVGDLPVQASERFITLLNLTTAATLGLTISPSLMAKVDELVE; this is translated from the coding sequence ATGAGACGGCGCGACGTCATCGCGGGCCTCGGCGGCGCGACCGCTTGGCCGGCCCTCGCCTCGGGGCAGGCGAGAGGTCAGCGTCGCCTGGGAATCCTGCTGGTCTACGGCGAAGCGCATCCCGACAGTCCCGTCATCGTCGACACGCTGAAGGAGAGCCTCAAGCGGGCCGGCTGGATCTGGGGGCAGAACCTCACCGTCGACCTGCAGTACGGCAACGGCGACGCCGAGCGGATGCGCGTTCAGGCGGAGGAGATCCTCGCGCGCAAGCCCGACGTGGTGCTCGCTCAGGGCGTCGTCGGCGCGACCGCGCTCCAGCGGGCGACCACGACGGTTCCGGTCGTCTTCATGATGCTTCAGGACCCGGTCGGCGGCGGCTTCGTGACCAACCTGTCGCGGCCCGGGGGGAACCTCACCGGCTTCACCAATTTCGACTTCGTCCTCGTCGGCAAGTGGCTGCAGCTCCTGAAGGAACTCAGCCCCGGCGTGACGCGGGCCCTCGCCCTGATCAACCCCGATTACCGGGCGCGCCTCGCCGGTTACACGGCCGAGATGGCCCGGATCGGCCCCGAACTCGGGATCGACGCCCGGATCGCCGGCGTGCACGACGCCGCGGAGATCGAGGCGGCGATCGCGGAATTCGGGACCAAGCCGAAGGGCGGCCTCATCGCCCTGCCGGACGCGGTGACCGGCGTGTACGGCCAGCGGATCGTTGACCTGGCGGCAACCTACCGTCTGCCGGCCGTCTACGCCTACGCGGCGCCGGTCCGCCTCGGCGGGCTCGCCGCCTACACGACCAGCGTCGAGCAGGATGTGCAGCGGGCGGCCGGCTACGTCGACCGGATCCTGCGCGGCGCGGTGGTCGGCGACCTGCCGGTGCAGGCGAGCGAGCGCTTCATCACACTGCTCAACCTGACGACGGCCGCCACCCTGGGGTTGACCATCTCGCCCTCGCTGATGGCGAAGGTGGACGAGCTGGTCGAGTAG
- a CDS encoding adenylate/guanylate cyclase domain-containing protein, translating into MTPGAPSAKILVVDDEPDLEALITQKFRRQIRQGLVTFLFAHDGQEALDRLAESRDVDLVVSDINMPRMDGLTLLAKLQDLAERPSIIIVSAYGDMANIRTAMNRGAFDFLTKPIDFADLETTIERTLRHVAELREGRRRQSLAERAHASLARYFSPNLAERLAGDASGLELGGHRRDVASLFTDIAGFTSLVESLDPAQLAEILNGYFAEMTDVVFAHEGTVAKIVGDALHVLFGAPGDQPDHAARAVACALALDEAAEGFRGRWRERGIEIGVTRIGVHAGPAIVGNFGGGRYFDYTAYGDTINTAARLENANKAFGTRICVSDAVVIRAGQFRGRPLGDLLLRGKQTALRAYEPLTEAAYADALLAQYQDAYAKLDAGEAGALAAFAALVGLRPDDGVAAFHLKRLLNGSSGSRVEVR; encoded by the coding sequence ATGACCCCCGGCGCGCCGAGCGCCAAGATCCTCGTCGTCGACGACGAGCCGGATCTCGAGGCGCTGATCACCCAGAAGTTCCGCCGTCAGATCCGCCAGGGGCTCGTCACGTTCCTGTTCGCCCATGACGGGCAGGAGGCGCTGGACCGCCTCGCGGAGAGCCGCGACGTCGATCTGGTCGTGTCCGACATCAACATGCCGCGGATGGACGGGCTGACCCTGCTCGCCAAGCTGCAGGACCTCGCCGAGCGCCCCTCGATCATCATCGTCTCGGCCTACGGCGACATGGCGAACATCCGCACGGCGATGAACCGGGGCGCCTTCGACTTCCTGACCAAGCCGATCGACTTCGCGGACCTCGAGACGACGATCGAGCGGACGCTGCGCCACGTCGCGGAGCTGCGCGAGGGGCGGCGGCGGCAATCGCTCGCCGAGCGGGCCCACGCCTCCCTGGCCCGGTATTTCTCGCCCAACCTCGCCGAGCGGCTCGCCGGGGACGCGTCCGGTCTCGAGCTCGGCGGGCACCGCCGCGACGTGGCCTCCCTGTTCACCGACATCGCCGGCTTCACCAGCCTGGTGGAGAGCCTCGACCCGGCGCAGCTCGCCGAGATCCTCAACGGCTACTTCGCCGAGATGACCGACGTGGTCTTCGCCCACGAGGGGACGGTCGCCAAGATCGTCGGCGACGCCCTGCACGTGCTGTTCGGCGCGCCGGGGGACCAGCCGGACCACGCGGCCCGGGCCGTGGCCTGCGCCCTCGCGCTGGACGAGGCGGCCGAGGGCTTCCGCGGGCGCTGGCGCGAGCGCGGGATCGAGATCGGCGTCACGCGGATCGGCGTCCATGCCGGCCCGGCGATCGTGGGCAATTTCGGCGGCGGCCGGTACTTCGACTACACGGCCTACGGTGACACCATCAACACCGCCGCCCGTCTGGAGAACGCCAACAAGGCCTTCGGCACCCGGATCTGCGTGAGCGACGCGGTCGTGATCCGCGCCGGCCAGTTCCGCGGCCGCCCCCTCGGCGACCTGCTCCTGCGCGGCAAGCAGACGGCCCTGCGCGCGTACGAACCCCTGACAGAGGCGGCCTACGCCGACGCGCTGCTCGCCCAGTATCAGGACGCCTACGCGAAGCTCGATGCCGGGGAGGCCGGCGCCCTCGCCGCCTTCGCGGCCCTGGTCGGGCTGCGCCCCGACGACGGGGTCGCGGCCTTCCACCTGAAGCGCCTGCTGAACGGCAGCAGCGGCAGTCGGGTCGAGGTCCGCTGA
- a CDS encoding ABC transporter substrate-binding protein → MRRRTVLAGLPVALAGWPRAALAQGQAHVAALWPFAEGDPEGRVLAESFHAGLRDHGHPDQRVDDRWTGADRERTRLLATELVAAQPHVIFAYLSAQLTAVAALTKQIPIVFVGASNPVRFGFVESLQRPGGNITGFTLYEAPLGGKWVAALREAVPSLRRVTLLSNPSTEIRGENLYAEPFRTTAAALGIEPAVVKIDTAADIEPVIADLARRGDGGLIVAPGTFSEANGDHIVALTTSLRVPAVFAIRRFAYRGGLMSYGPDPVETVRRAAAYVGRILRGENPATLPVQAPTKFDFIVNLKTARSMGVTISSALLAQADEIVE, encoded by the coding sequence ACCGTACTGGCTGGGTTGCCCGTGGCGCTCGCCGGGTGGCCGCGCGCCGCGCTGGCGCAGGGTCAGGCCCATGTTGCGGCTCTCTGGCCCTTCGCGGAGGGCGATCCCGAGGGCCGGGTCCTGGCGGAGTCGTTCCACGCCGGGCTGCGCGATCACGGTCATCCGGATCAGCGGGTCGACGATCGCTGGACCGGGGCCGACCGCGAGCGCACGCGCCTCCTGGCGACCGAACTCGTGGCCGCACAGCCGCATGTGATCTTCGCCTACCTCAGCGCGCAGCTCACGGCCGTGGCGGCGCTGACGAAGCAGATCCCGATCGTGTTCGTCGGCGCCTCGAACCCGGTCCGCTTCGGGTTCGTGGAGAGCCTCCAGCGCCCGGGCGGCAACATCACCGGCTTCACGCTCTACGAGGCGCCGCTGGGCGGGAAATGGGTGGCGGCCCTCAGGGAGGCCGTCCCGAGCCTCAGGCGCGTCACGCTCCTGTCCAATCCGAGCACCGAGATCCGCGGCGAGAACCTCTACGCCGAGCCGTTCCGCACCACCGCGGCCGCGCTCGGGATCGAGCCCGCGGTGGTGAAAATCGACACGGCGGCCGACATCGAGCCCGTCATCGCCGATCTGGCGCGGCGGGGCGACGGGGGCCTGATCGTGGCGCCAGGCACGTTCAGCGAGGCCAACGGCGACCACATCGTCGCGCTCACCACGAGCCTCCGGGTCCCGGCGGTCTTCGCGATCCGGCGCTTCGCCTACCGGGGCGGCCTGATGTCGTACGGACCGGATCCGGTGGAGACGGTCCGCCGGGCCGCCGCCTATGTCGGCCGGATCCTGCGCGGCGAGAACCCCGCGACCCTGCCGGTCCAGGCACCCACGAAGTTCGACTTCATCGTGAACCTCAAGACGGCCCGCAGCATGGGCGTGACCATCTCGTCGGCGCTCCTGGCCCAGGCGGACGAGATCGTCGAATGA